The following is a genomic window from Bordetella sp. H567.
TGACGAGCGCGACTCGGGCGCAGTGGGAAGCGATGGGTGCGGAGGGGCAGCGCCGTGTCGTGGAGGGGGCCGCCCTGCGGGATGTCGTGACCACGCAGGATATCGCCGATGCCGCCACATTTCTCGCGAGCGCGCAGGCGCGCATGATTACCGGCCAGATCATCTCCGTCGACGGCGGACGCTGACTTCAAAATACAAGGGAGTGGGAAATATGTCGCAAGCGAATACCTCTATTCCTCGGGACAAATCCCGGAAAGCCATCTACGCGGCTTGCATCGGGAACCTGATGGAGTGGTACGACTTCGGCGTCTATGCCTATCTTGCGGCGATCATTGCCAAGAAGTTCTTCCCGTCCACCGATCCCACTGTCGGACTTCTTGCCGCGTTCGCGGCCTACGGTGTGGGCTTTCTTGCACGCCCTCTCGGCGGGATCCTGATCGGCCGCATGGGCGACACCCATGGGCGAAAGGTCGCCTTGGTGCTGACCATCTTCATGATGTCCGTGGGCACGATAGGCATAGGTTTGCTGCCGACGTATGAATCCATCGGCGTCTGGGCCGCCGTGCTGCTCACCCTGCTGCGGATCATCCAGGGGATCGCGGCGGGAGGCGAATGGGGCACCTCCACCGCGTTTGTCATCGAATGGGCGTCGCCAGGCCGGCGCGGATTCGCGGGAAGCTTCCAGCAGGTCAGTACCGCCGGCGGGTCGCTTCTGGGGTCCGCGACGGCGGCGGTGTTGACATCGATACTGACTGCCGAGCAGATGCTCCAGTGGGGCTGGCGCGTTCCATTCATCCTGGGCGCCCTCCTGCTCGCGGTAGGCCTGTACATCCGGCGCAACGTAGAGGAATCTCCCTCGTACGAAGCGGCGAAGCATAAGGTGGCCGAGGACTCGGCGGTCGCGGGCTGGCGCCTTGGCGCCCGGGCATTCGGCTTTACGATTTTCTGGACTGTTGCCTACTACATGCTGCTCGCCTGGATGCCGACGTTCACTCAGCGGTTTGCCGGCCTCTCGCCCTCGCAGGCGCTATGGGCGAACACGGTCGGCCTGATATCCATCGTGGTCGCCATTCCTTTCTGGGGCGCTTTGTCCGATCGTGTCGGAAGACGGCCGGTGCTGTTGGTCGGTACGCTGCTGATCGCCGCTTCGATCTATCCGATGTTGAGCCTGATGATGGCCAAGGGCGGCATGAGCGTCGTTGTCCCGTGCCAGATCGCGCTGGGCGCAATGCTTGCCATGTATTCCGGCGCGGGACCCGCGGCAATCTCGGAAATCTTTCCGACCCACCAGCGCTCGACCTGGATGTCCGCGGGATACACGCTGGCGGCGGCGGTTTTCGGGGGCTTCGCGCCGTTCATGGCCACCTGGCTCATCAGTACGACCGGCTCGCCGCTGTCGCCGACTTACCTCTACCTTATCCCCGCCGCCGTCATCTCGGCCCTGGTCATTCTCCGTCTGAAGGAAACCGCGGGAGCCGAACTGCGGTGACATCCGCGCCTATCGAAGGAGTGAATCATGGAAAAGCAGATGGAACCTTGGGAATGGCCAGACGCGCATTGGCAAAAGCTCGTCGACCGGGTACGGGCCGGGCGATCCCTGAGGCCTACCCATTGGCCGGACGGCAAACGTTGCGCGGTCGCGCTGTCCTTCGACTCGGACCATGAATCGAACGAGCTACGTGACGGCGGTAAATCCATAGGACGGCTCTCCTGGGGCCAATATGGCAACCGCGTCGCGGTGCCGCGCATCCGCAAACTGCTGCACCGCCATGGCGTGCGCGCCAGCTTCTATGTGCCCGCCGTGATCGCGAAGATGTACCCCGATGAACAGCGGCAGCTCGTGGCCGATGGCCATGAGATCGGTATACATGGCTGGATTCATGAACTGAATTCGGTCTTGCCTGCCGCCAACGAACGCGACCTGATGATGCGGGCCGCCGACGTCCTGGAGCAGGTGACCGGCATCCGGCCAGTCGGCTTGCGCACGCCGTCGTGGGATTTCAGCGACGCGACGTTGGCGATCGAGAAGGAGATGGGGCTCCTGTATGACTCGTCCCTGATGGCCGACGAGGATTGCTACGAGCTGCTGCTCGAGGGTCGTCCATCGGGCGTGATCGAAGTGCCGGTCGAATGGATTCGTGACGACGCGGTCTATTTCATGATGAACCGGTTCCAGTCGCTGCGGCCCTATACCGCGCCGGCGGATGTCATGAATATCTTCGCCAGGGAGTTCGACGGCGCCTATGAGGACGGCGGGCTGTTCCAGCTGACGATGCATCCTCACATCATCGCCTATCGGTCGCGCATCTGGATTCTCGAGGAGATCATCCGGATGGCACAGGCCAAGGGAGATGTCTGGTTCGCCACGCACGCCGAAGTTGCCCAATGGGTGAAATCCCACGGCGCGGAAGCGTAATGACAGTGCGCGCGCGCCGGATCATCGTAACGGGAGCGGCCTCCGGGATCGGCAGGGCTATCGCGCTGCACCTGGCGCGGGACCATGCATCGGTGGCGCTCCTGGATCGCGATGCGGCGCGCATGGCGGAGGTCGCGCGTGAGGTCGGCCCCGATGTTCCCTATGCCGTGGCTGATGTCTCCGCCGAGGCGCGGACTACCGCCGCCGTGGAGCAGCTGGTGGCCTCGCTGGGCGGCCTGGATGGACTCGTCAATTGCGCGGGCGTGGACCTTGTCCGCGATTTCGACGATACCGATACGGCTCAATGGCAAAGACTGATAGGCGTGAACCTGATGGGAGCGGTCCATACCTGTCGCGCGGCGGTTCCTGCCCTGCGTAACGGTGTCGCGCCGAGCATCGTCAACGTCGCCTCTGCGGCCGCGTTGC
Proteins encoded in this region:
- a CDS encoding MFS transporter, translated to MSQANTSIPRDKSRKAIYAACIGNLMEWYDFGVYAYLAAIIAKKFFPSTDPTVGLLAAFAAYGVGFLARPLGGILIGRMGDTHGRKVALVLTIFMMSVGTIGIGLLPTYESIGVWAAVLLTLLRIIQGIAAGGEWGTSTAFVIEWASPGRRGFAGSFQQVSTAGGSLLGSATAAVLTSILTAEQMLQWGWRVPFILGALLLAVGLYIRRNVEESPSYEAAKHKVAEDSAVAGWRLGARAFGFTIFWTVAYYMLLAWMPTFTQRFAGLSPSQALWANTVGLISIVVAIPFWGALSDRVGRRPVLLVGTLLIAASIYPMLSLMMAKGGMSVVVPCQIALGAMLAMYSGAGPAAISEIFPTHQRSTWMSAGYTLAAAVFGGFAPFMATWLISTTGSPLSPTYLYLIPAAVISALVILRLKETAGAELR
- a CDS encoding polysaccharide deacetylase family protein: MEKQMEPWEWPDAHWQKLVDRVRAGRSLRPTHWPDGKRCAVALSFDSDHESNELRDGGKSIGRLSWGQYGNRVAVPRIRKLLHRHGVRASFYVPAVIAKMYPDEQRQLVADGHEIGIHGWIHELNSVLPAANERDLMMRAADVLEQVTGIRPVGLRTPSWDFSDATLAIEKEMGLLYDSSLMADEDCYELLLEGRPSGVIEVPVEWIRDDAVYFMMNRFQSLRPYTAPADVMNIFAREFDGAYEDGGLFQLTMHPHIIAYRSRIWILEEIIRMAQAKGDVWFATHAEVAQWVKSHGAEA
- a CDS encoding SDR family NAD(P)-dependent oxidoreductase, with the protein product MTVRARRIIVTGAASGIGRAIALHLARDHASVALLDRDAARMAEVAREVGPDVPYAVADVSAEARTTAAVEQLVASLGGLDGLVNCAGVDLVRDFDDTDTAQWQRLIGVNLMGAVHTCRAAVPALRNGVAPSIVNVASAAALRPLAQRTAYCSSKAALVMFGKALSMDLAKDGIRVNSVCPGIVDTPMLRNSFDTFADPSEALSIIADRYLIKRPGTVDEIAQVVAFLLGDGAGYITGSALAVDGGRSFH